The Medicago truncatula cultivar Jemalong A17 chromosome 4, MtrunA17r5.0-ANR, whole genome shotgun sequence genome includes a region encoding these proteins:
- the LOC11428044 gene encoding probable receptor-like protein kinase At1g80640, producing MCVPFHVPSILHVFIETMKMKLLFMFFLIPHKPIWILASIVDPLVPSPQISPILTSIAVSASSPDIHVGDEHQNMDSHMKKVMAFVAASTGLGAIILCLLSFWIFYIKYSSKSKKKNLQNSDGEKGLRLVPFLSKFSSVRLVGKKGCVPIIDYKQLEKATGNFKESNIIGEGGFGCVYKARLDDNLDVAIKKLNCECQYAEREFENEVDLLSKIQHPNVISLLGCSSNEDSRFIVYELMQNGSLETQLHGPSHGSALTWHMRMKIALDTARGLKYLHEHCYPAVIHRDLKSSNILLDANFNAKLSDFGLAITDGSQNKNNIKLSGTLGYVAPEYLLDGKLTDKSDVYAFGVVLLELLLGRKPVEKLTPSQCQSIVTWAMPQLTDRSKLPNIVDNVIKNTMDPKHLYQVAAVAVLCVQPEPCYRPLIADVLHSLIPLVPVELGGTLRVSQVTQQPKNSS from the exons ATGTGTGTTCCTTTTCATGTTCCATCTATCTTACATGTTTTCATagaaacaatgaaaatgaaGCTTCTTTTTATGTTCTTCCTTATTCCTCACAAACCCATTTGGATTCTTGCCTCTATAGTAGACCCTCTTGTTCCCTCTCCTCAAATTTCAccaattcttacatcaatcgCTGTATCTGCTTCCTCTCCAG ATATTCATGTGGGGGATGAACATCAAAATATGGATTCACACATGAAAAAGGTAATGGCTTTTGTGGCAGCTAGCACTGGACTTGGTGCTATCATTTTGTGTTTGTTAAGCTTCTGGATTTTTTACATCAAGTATTcttcaaaatccaaaaagaaaaaccttCAAAACTCAG ATGGTGAAAAAGGGCTTCGTTTAGTTCCATTTTTGAGTAAATTCAGTTCTGTGAGGTTGGTTGGTAAGAAAGGGTGTGTTCCAATCATTGACTATAAGCAATTAGAAAAAGCCACTGGAAATTTCAAGGAAAGTAACATCATAGGTGAGGGTGGTTTTGGATGTGTTTACAAGGCTAGGTTGGATGATAATTTAGATGTTGCCATCAAGAAGTTGAACTGTGAATGTCAATATGCTGAGAGAGAATTTGAG AATGAGGTGGATTTGTTAAGTAAAATTCAACATCCAAATGTAATTTCTCTACTGGGCTGTAGCAGTAATGAGGATTCAAGGTTTATTGTCTATGAGTTGATGCAAAATGGATCATTGGAAACTCAATTACATg GACCATCTCATGGCTCAGCATTGACTTGGCATATGAGGATGAAGATTGCTCTTGACACAGCTAG AGGTTTAAAATATCTGCATGAGCACTGCTACCCTGCAGTGATCCATAGAGATCTGAAATCTTCTAATATTCTTTTAGATGCAAACTTCAATGCCAag CTTTCTGATTTTGGTCTTGCAATAACTGATGGGTCCCAGAACAAGAATAACATCAAGCTTTCAGGCACATTGGGGTATGTTGCCCCAGAGTATCTTTTAGATG GTAAATTGACAGATAAAAGTGATGTGTATGCTTTTGGAGTTGTGCTTCTTGAGCTTCTATTAGGAAGAAAGCCTGTGGAAAAACTTACACCATCTCAATGCCAGTCTATTGTCACATGG GCCATGCCACAGCTCACAGACAGATCCAAGCTTCCAAACATTGTGGATAATGTGATTAAGAATACAATGGATCCTAAGCACTTATACCAG GTTGCTGCTGTGGCTGTATTATGTGTGCAACCAGAGCCGTGCTACCGCCCTTTGATTGCAGATGTTCTACACTCCCTCATCCCTCTTGTACCTGTTGAGCTTGGAGGAACACTCAGAGTTTCACAAGTGACGCAGCAACCTAAGAATTCTAGTTAA
- the LOC11428043 gene encoding replication protein A 70 kDa DNA-binding subunit C, translating to MKVVFHIVNYTNLCKPTVRMNKGKKIAITRPYDNVKDVNDSKDVWSLAVRVMDLWCVTGKYRQEQYLEMVIADKENDMIQLTVPYEELAKWKEILKENNTYTMLNFKVLKNDVAVKASTHPFRLAVSGATIIKPVDFPAIPLASFRFKDFGEILAGNYRNDLLIDVIGAFQDITNTNKKGTIIRSVTFLLKDASGLMIHATLWDEFAKQFFDAFNQANGPETIFIVLKHMRAREAQGIYPLCVTNTWSGTKVIINAEIPEIAEFKTRFAELPIDDVNASQQLSQLTQGSQITQQGDIMNKAHFLTLSEVNHVMHETICVTIAEIKKINANKYGWIYDGCNFCTKGVRMDNGQLKCRGNHINDEAKPRFRVEVEAVYKNDKAKFLLWDNDVASIIGMSAQELKEQLVEVNIFHYF from the exons atgaaagttgtttttcatattgTGAACTACACTAATCTATGTAAGCCCACTGTTAGGATGAACAAGGGAAAGAAGATTGCTATTACTCGTCCTTATGACAATGTGAAGGATGTGAATGACTCCAAAGATGTTTGGAGTCTTGCTGTCAGGGTCATGGATCTTTGGTGTGTTACTGGTAAGTACAGACAGGAGCAGTACTTGGAGATGGTAATTGCTGATAAGGAG AATGACATGATCCAGCTGACTGTTCCATATGAGGAACTTGCTAAATGGAAAGAAATCTTGAAGGAGAACAATACTTATACAATGCTAAATTTTAAGGTATTGAAAAACGATGTTGCGGTCAAAGCTTCGACTCATCCTTTCAGACTTGCAGTTTCAGGAGCAACCATTATCAAACCAGTTGATTTTCCTGCCATCCCTTTAGCCTCTTTCAGATTTAAAGACTTTGGAGAGATTCTGGCTGGAAACTACAGGAATGATCTGCTCATAG ATGTCATTGGAGCTTTCCAAGATATTACTAATACAAATAAAAAGGGAACAATCATAAGATCAGTCACTTTTCTTCTTAAGGATGCTAG TGGCCTAATGATTCATGCCACACTTTGGGATGAGTTTGCAAAGCAATTCTTTGATGCTTTTAACCAGGCAAATGGACCTGAAACAATCTTCATTGTTCTCAAGCATATGAGGGCTAGAGAAGCACAAG GTATTTATCCTTTGTGTGTCACCAATACCTGGTCTGGAACTAAGGTCATAATCAATGCTGAGATTCCTGAAATTGCTGAGTTTAAGACTAG ATTTGCAGAACTTCCAATTGATGATGTCAATGCAAGCCAACAATTGTCACAACTTACCCAAGGATCTCAGATAACTCAACAAGGGGATATCATGAATAAGGCTCATTTTCTCACTCTTTCTGAGGTCAATCATGTGATGCAT GAAACCATTTGTGTAACTATTGCTGAAATCAAAAAGATCAATGCCAACAAATATGGATGGATCTATGATGGATGCAATTTTTGTACTAAAGGTGTGAGGATGGATAATGGCCAACTCAAATGTAGAGGAAACCATATTAATGATGAAGCAAAACCCAG GTTTAGGGTTGAGGTTGAAGCTGTTTACAAGAATGATAAGGCAAAGTTTTTGTTATGGGACAATGATGTTGCATCCATAATAGGAATGTCTGCTCAGGAGCTGAAAGAACAGTTGGTTgaggttaacattttccattacTTCTAA